In Balaenoptera ricei isolate mBalRic1 chromosome 7, mBalRic1.hap2, whole genome shotgun sequence, a single window of DNA contains:
- the CAVIN2 gene encoding caveolae-associated protein 2: MPLNPEWFSVLYPSPPTGWSRSFKSSWNAAPLISVASCCLSEPLPVLESGALSSNQRATLCTPLHRPSRRSQKKVPTCPTMGEDAAQAEKFQHPGPDIRQEKPGSSSPAPSSTPSPSLNPGSTEEAIRDNAQVNAVTVLTLLDKLVNMLDAVQENQHKMEQRQMSLEGSVKGIQNDLTKLSKYQASTSNTVSKLLEKSRKVSAHTRAVKERLERQCAQVKRLETNHAQLLRRNHFKVLIFQEENEIPASVFVKEPASSLAEGKEEEHADENKSLEETLHTVDLSSDDELPHDEEALEDSAEEKMEESRAEKIKRSSLRKVDSLKKAFSRQNIEKKMNKLGTKIVSAERREKIKKSLTSNHQKTSSGKSSPFKVSPLTFGRKKVREGESPAENETKSEDMPSSEVPNDHEESSFAEGLSEASLTSVLVEGKSTEGDAGRAASRGSDSAMDSNIDLTIVEDEEEESVALEQAQQVCYDGGYVLTSHEAERSDEEPVQPAVLQVDQTA, translated from the exons ATGCCTCTAAACCCTGAGTGGTTCTCCGTTCTGTATCCTTCGCCTCCCACTGGGTGGAGTAGGTCTTTTAAGAGCAGCTGGAATGCAGCTCCCCTGATCAGTGTAGCCAGTTGTTGCCTGTCTGAACCTCTGCCAGTCCTAGAGAGCGGTGCTCTGAGCTCAAACCAGAGGGCCACGCTTTGCACCCCTCTCCACCGTCCTTCTCGCCGCAGCCAGAAGAAAGTTCCCACCTGCCCAACTATGGGGGAGGACGCTGCGCAAGCCGAAAAGTTCCAGCACCCGGGTCCTGACATACGGCAGGAGAAGCCGGGCAGCTCCAGCCCGGCGCCCTCCTCCACGCCGAGCCCCAGCCTGAACCCGGGGAGCACGGAGGAGGCCATCCGGGACAACGCGCAGGTGAACGCCGTCACGGTGCTCACGCTCCTGGACAAGCTGGTGAACATGCTGGACGCCGTGCAGGAGAACCAGCACAAGATGGAGCAGCGGCAGATGAGCCTGGAGGGCTCCGTGAAGGGCATCCAGAACGACCTCACCAAGCTCTCCAAGTACCAGGCCTCCACCAGCAACACGGTGAGCAAGCTGCTGGAGAAGTCCCGCAAGGTCAGCGCCCACACGCGCGCCGTCAAGGAGCGCTTGGAGAGGCAGTGCGCGCAAGTGAAGCGGCTCGAGACCAACCACGCCCAGCTCCTCAGGCGCAACCATTTCAAGGTGCTCATCTTCCAG GAAGAAAATGAGATCCCTGCCAGTGTGTTTGTGAAAGAGCCAGCTTCCAGCCTAgcggaagggaaggaagaggagcatGCTGATGAAAACAAGTCCCTGGAGGAAACTCTGCACACAGTGGACCTCTCGTCCGATGATGAATTGCCCCATGACGAGGAGGCCCTGGAAGACAGTGCAGAGGAAAAGATGGAAGAAAGCCgggcagagaaaataaaaagatccagTCTCCGGAAAGTGGATAGCCTCAAGAAAGCATTTTCTCGCCAGAACATCGAGAAAAAGATGAACAAGCTGGGGACAAAGATCGTAtctgcagagaggagagagaagattaAGAAATCTCTCACTTCCAATCACCAGAAAACATCCTCAGGGAAAAGCTCCCCCTTCAAGGTCtctcccctcactttcggtcGAAAGAAAGTCCGAGAGGGAGAAAGCCCTGCAGAAAATGAGACCAAGTCAGAAGACATGCCTAGCAGTGAGGTGCCGAATGACCACGAGGAGAGCTCATTCGCGGAGGGTCTTTCCGAAGCATCCCTCACCAGTGTACTGGTGGAAGGGAAGAGCACAGAGGGGGATGCTGGGAGGGCGGCCTCAAGAGGGAGTGACTCGGCCATGGACAGCAACATCGACTTGACCATTGtggaagatgaagaagaagagtCGGTGGCCTTGGAACAGGCACAGCAGGTGTGCTATGATGGAGGCTACGTGCTAACCTCCCACGAGGCAGAGCGGTCAGATGAGGAGCCGGTGCAGCCAGCTGTGCTCCAGGTGGACCAGACCGCCTAA